In the genome of Variovorax sp. PAMC26660, the window CCTGCAGACGCAGTACTGGTATCGCGCGATGGTGGGCGACCGGCGCTATGGCTGGCTCGGTATCGCGATGCTGCCGGTGAAGGCGATCGACACGCTGCAACCGCTCTACGGGCTGGCCGCATTCGGGCTCTTGCTGATGTACCTGGTGCGAGGCAACTTCGGCGTGCTCGCACCGGTGGCCGGCGTGATCGGCGCGAAGATCGTGCTCGACCTCGCCTTTCATCTGTGGTCGGTGTTTCTTTACCGACGCTGGATCGGCCAGCACAGCGAGGCCAACATGGTTCAAGCGGTCCTCGCCGCGCTGATCGAGCCCTTCACCTTTCAGATCCTGCGGCACACGGGTGCTGCGTGGGGCTGGTGGACCTTCCTGACAGGGCGCGGCACATGGGGGCGGCAGACGCGCGTGGGGCTGGTCGATGCGGATGGGGTTGGGCGTCGCGGGTCTTAGGTTTGTCTGTTCTTGGTGCCGCTGTTGTTCAGGGCACTGTTTTTCAAGACGGGTTCATTCGGGGCGAGTGCGAATGACACCAGGTGCTCCCCTCCGCGAATGTCCCCCGCTTCGCTCCTCCTTTATTTCGCTGCGGGGAGCACCTGGCGTCATTCACACTGGGGCACGCTGCTGGTGATCGCCGATCAACGACCGCTCTGAGCGCTCACGTCGATACGGGGCTCTTTTTCGCGAAATAAAGGAGGAGCGAAGCGGGGGACATTCGCGAAAAAGAGCACCGTGTCGGCGTGAGTGCCGCCCTGAACAGCAAGCGCCAAGAATTACACCCGACAACACAAATATCAAACAGCCCCGAAGCGATAGCTGGACACCACAAGCCCGCCCATGAACGCGTCCTCGTGGTACACGCGCTCCCCAGCATCGGCCTCGGCCGCACCCACCGCCACCATCAACGGAATCAGGTGCTCTTCACGTGGATGCGCCATCCGCGCCGAAGGAGCAGCGGCCCAGTTCAGCAACTGTTCGCTGCGCTCGCTGGGTTTGCCCTGCACCACCGCCTCGTCGAGCCAGTCGTCGAAGGCCTTCGACACACCATGTGCCTGCGGACCGAAATTGCGCAGGTTGTGATAGCTCAGGCCGCTGCCGATGATCAGCACGTTCTCGTCGCGCAGCGGTGCCAGCGCACGGCCCAGCGCCAGATGCTCGGCCGGGTCGAGCCCGCGCCGCAGCGACAACTGCACCACCGGCACGTCGGCCTTGGGGTACATCGCGGCCATCGGCGCGAACATGCCATGGTCGTAACCGCGCTCGGGATCGATCTGCACCGGCAGCCCTGCGGCGGCAATCAGCGCCTGCACGCGCTGCGCGAGTTCGGGCGAACCCGGCGCGTCGTAGTGCACTTCGTAGGTGTGGGCCGGGAAGCCGCCGTAGTCGTAAATCATGGGAGGCTTCGGATTGCCCTGCACCGTGAAGGCAGGCGCCTCC includes:
- a CDS encoding DODA-type extradiol aromatic ring-opening family dioxygenase — its product is MTHDNTNTSRLPTYFISHGGGPWPWMKKEMGPTYDQLAASLADMPRQIGRTPSAILMVSAHWEAPAFTVQGNPKPPMIYDYGGFPAHTYEVHYDAPGSPELAQRVQALIAAAGLPVQIDPERGYDHGMFAPMAAMYPKADVPVVQLSLRRGLDPAEHLALGRALAPLRDENVLIIGSGLSYHNLRNFGPQAHGVSKAFDDWLDEAVVQGKPSERSEQLLNWAAAPSARMAHPREEHLIPLMVAVGAAEADAGERVYHEDAFMGGLVVSSYRFGAV